The genomic region TGCTCTAACCTCCTCATTAGATTTTTCACCTCCCATTCGCTGAAAGAATGAGGGTCGTTAATCCATTCCCGCCCCCCATTGTATGGTGTTCCTTGTTAACTCCCTTGTTACGTTTTTTTGTAGCATGAATAGATGACACGACTTTCACCCAAAGTTGATTCGGGTCGTCTCTATATCTCCACCGCCACTTGGATATCATTGCAACGTTAAATTCTCTAATACCCCCCAAGACCAATGTCGCCCATTGATTTGGGTTTTGTAGCATTTCCCCACCGAACCCATCTTATTTTCTGGGTGACCGACCCACATGTGATAAAAGAAGAGCCGAGAAAGTGGTTCAAAAAACAATTTTCGAGCCGATAAGATGAAGACCAGAATCTAAAAACTTGGGGCTGCCGTTGGTGTCTTTGGAACAGCAAAACATGCTCATTGCGCCATTCACTTTGGCGGAAATAAAAGAGGCGGTACGGGGGTTCGACGGAAATAAGGCACCCAACCCGGACGGTTATCCAATGAAGTTCTTTAGAAGgtaatgggaggaatttaaacaaaaaaatctGGATGTTTTGGAGGAGTTTCATGGTACCAGCATCATCAACCCGGGTTGCAATTCATCGTTCGTGGCTTTAATTCCAAATATTGGATCCCCGAGATATCAAAGATTATAGACCTATTTCTTTGATAGGGGCCATATACAAGATCATTTCCAAGGTTATGTCAAATCGCCTTAAGCCGTGTATGGGCGATTTAATTTTTTCGGCTCAATCAGCCTTTGTGGGAGGTAGAAATATAGTGGACAACCCTTTAATTGTTAGCGAGGCGGTATCTtgcgcaaaaaaaaaaaaaactaagctCTTAATTTTCAAGGTTGATTTTGAAAAGGCATACGACACGCTTAATTGGAAATTCCTTTTTAAAACAATGAAGTTTATGACATTCCCTAATATTTGGATAAATTGGATAAAAGGGTGTCTCGGTTCCGGGAAGGGGTCGGTGCTTATGGAGGGCTCCTCTATGGGAGAATTCAATTATAAAAGGAGGTTACGCGAAGGCGATCCTCTCCCTCTTTTCTCTTCATTTTGGCTATAGAGATGCTTGATATGTTGATGAAAAGGGCGGTGGAGTTGGGTTTCTTCCATGGTCTAAAGCTTCCAAATGACAGGCCTCTTTTGTCTTATCATTGTTACGCGGATGATGTTCTTTTTATTGGAGAATGGTCGAAGCACAACGTGGTTAGCTTGAGCTGATTCCTAAGGTGCCTTCATCTTCTTACCGGTCTTTAGGTGAACCATCGAAAATGTCATTTGTTTGGGATAGGAGCAGAGGAGGAGGAAGTAAACGGGATATTAAAATGTGAGGTTGGATCCCTTCCGTTTACGTATCTTGGGATACCAATCGGGGCGAATATGAAAACGGCTAGACATTGGCAACCTTGGTGGAAAAACTTAATAAAAACCTCTCAACGTGGAAAGCTAAAACCCTTCTCGATTGCGGAAAGAGTAATGCTTGCAAAGGCGGTCCTATATAATATCCCATCTTACTACCTTTCCTTGCGGAAAGAGTAATGCTTGCAAAGGCGGTCCTATATAATATCCCATCTTACTACCTTTCCTTATTCTTGGCTCCCAAGTGCATCATTAGAAAACTCGAGGGTTTGAGGAGAGATTTCATATAGGGACTTTGCAATTGTATTATGGAAAAGTGGGTGGTCCAAATGTTGTTGACCGTCTAACTAGTAAGTACAATACTAATCCAGCCCAAATCTCACTACCCGATATAATGTTAGCCCACAGAGACATAAGTCTATCTCATCATATCGGCACCaaagttattattaatattttaattataCATAAAACCATCTATTATATCAAACTCTTTTTATCttaatacttcaaaaataaataggttttatttaaagtatttttttaaatactaAACTACTATTTTTGGTCAAAACCTAAGCTTTTAGTCAATATGAAAGTGTTTAAATTGTCATCCATCCACTGTCACGCTAAATCATTTATCACTTATTACATACAAGTACTTGGTATCAAGTATACTTATTTATATCCATACAAAATCTAAATAGTTTTCATTTCTAAATAGTGTACATAATTTTAATTTTTTGTGGGACAATCGTCAAATTGAGTTCATGAGTTATTGAATTATTAATTATAGGAAAAactacaagttttgtcctttattttaCTACCATATATCAGGCGGTGTCATTTTCAACAAATGTTGACAGGTTTTGCACTTTATAGAGAAATTTGTTGCACATTTTGTCCTTTACACCCAACTCAGTTAAAAAGTCTGTTAAGTTTGGTCATGTGGACCCcatataagggtattttagtattTTCACATCCTAATATACaaataaagtttttattaaataCATAACCCCATTTTCCCCTTCCCACCCACCCACCCTATCCCTTCTCTCTCTTCAAACTAGACACCCACACTCTCTCTCTTTCTTAAAACCCAACTCCACCCATCTACCACCACCTATCCACCACTGTCCCTCCTCCCTGCAACCATCCACCACCAAGCCTAAAACCCCAAACCACCGCCTCAAACCTGAAACAATGACCAACATCTTTAAACTCTTCCGAAATTCGCCAATCCGAACCCATAGGAGTCACCACTCCTGATTTCTTCCCGGAAAAAAACCACAAACACCTTTGTCGCTGCCGCACGTTACCCAGAGAAGAAACTTACACACACAGGGTTTTCTaacttctagagagagaaacaacaccTCACCACAGCTTTTTCCACATCCCTTATGATCCTCTCTCTCCCccatttgggttttttttttgtttgtatcTAAAAAccaaatccttttcatttctTTTCTTGCGGCCAACGATCTAGGGTTATCATCTTTGAGATCTTGAGGTCAACAAGTTCTTTCATTTTTTCATTCATTCATTTGGGTGATCTGTTTGGTTGGGTGTTCAAGATTCATATGATGTGTACTTTGTTTAAAATTTCTGATAAAGTTTGTGCCATGGCTGAAGTGGGATCTCATTATTGCTCTAAAAAGTCAGATGATATTTGTGGTGATATTTGCAATGAGGTAATTTTGATtcatttgttttgttttatttgatttagtTTAGTTTGATTTCTGGCTTTGATTAATGCATTGTGGGTTTTTATTTATTGATTTAGGTTTATTGTGGGGGTGTTGAAACTAGTGGATGATTGTGGCAGGTGGGGGTGGTACGAAGAGAGGAGTAGAGAGAGAATGAGGAAAGACTGTTTTACCCTCATGTGTGTATCACGTGACTAGACTTAACGGACTTTTTTAACTGAGTTGTGtgtaaaggacaaaacgtgcaacaaaattctCTGTAAAGTGCAAAACTTGTCGAACATTCGttgaaaaggacaccgcctgatatatggtattaagataaaggacaaaacttgtaatttttccttaatTATATTGCTGTAGATTAGTGTCTAGTACACTGGGAAAAGTGCGTAGGCCCAAAAGCATGAAACCGATTCAGTACTATTCAGCCTAATACCTATTagcccaaaactattatttagcCTTGTTGATTTTGTTAAGGATTTGGGCATAAGATTGATAGTTGTTCCATCTGATTGGATTTTGAAAAAGAAGACACACGGGACCTGTTTATTCTCCAAAACCCCCAAAATCACATGGAACGCTAGTTTGTGACTACAACCACCGTAACGACCACCACTAGATCAACCGTTGTTTTGACATTGAATTAAATTGATGAGGTAGTGGATTGAGCATTGGAACTAGAAGTTGCTGCCGAAGAGAAACATAGTATCGGAGAAGAATATCGGAAGAGGAAGAGAATGATCGGATCGGAGCTTATCTCCGGAGTTGTATAAATTTTTCGAAAATATAACCAAATTGCCGAATTTATGCCATGAGTGATAACAGGTATGAAGCATCCACTATCATAATAACACAGAACAATCACCAAGAATGTAAATAGAAACTATACCTACTCATACACACACACTAATATCTGTGACATGGACAGAAAAAAGGACTTAGACAAAGATCATGATCGGCACAGGGATCGTTACAGGGAACCGCGTGAGAGAAGAGAAAGGAGTCGAAGTCGATCTCGTTATAGGGATCATGACAGTGAAAAGAATGAAAGGGGCAGCGATAGAGGCGATGATGACTATCATAGGAGTCAATCTCGTTATATGGATCATGACAGGGAAAGGAGTGAGAGGAGGAACAGGGGAAGAGATAAAGAGGCTGATGATGTCTATCACAGGAGTGAGAGATTGAAAGGGGGCCGAGATAGAGGCGATGGTGACTATCACAGGAGTCAATCTTGTTATAGGGATCATGACAGGCAAAGGAGTGAGAGGAGAAACAGGGAAAAAGATATAGACGCTGATGATGTATATCACAAGAGTGAGAGGTTGAAACGGGGCCGAGATAGAGACGACGATGACGATTATCACAGGAATCAATCTCGTTATAGGGATCATGACAGTGAAAGTAGTGAGAGGAGGAACATGGGAAGAGATAGAGACACTGATGATGTCTATCACAGGAGTGATAGGTTGAAAAGGGGCTGAGGTAGAGAGACAATGATGACGATTATCACAGGAATCAATCTCATTACAGGGACCACGAGAGGGAAAGGAATGAGAGGTTGAAAGGGGTTCGAGATAGAGATAGCGTCCATGATGACTATCACAAGAGTCGATCTCATTATCGCTCAAGAGCCAAATCTGAAAATAGATCAAGGTCACGGTCTCGTTCACACCTCAAAGACTATGGGTTCGAAACATGTGAACTACTTCTAATTGCATAAACTAGTTGGACTTACATACACCTATTGTCATAATAGTGGTGTGTAATTCTGTTTACTGGAACATGTAGTATGCATATATCTATGCTTAAGAGGTCTACACttattttttggtgtttttagcAAAAGTGTTGGGAatgaaccctacaaaggaacagatgatataaagccaaaactggttcataACAGTGGATCATCATAAAGCAGTGTTTGTACAagtctttccccttgacagtggcccTAACAACTGATAGATTCCAAGTACTACTGTTCACAACTGCTGACAAGCCAAGCACTGATGAAGAATAAagactgaagctcaatctactgacgtGTCCTAAGTACTGTTGAAGACCAAAGCTCTGCTCATTCAAAGGACTGATCATCtattgaagaaagcactgatgctcaacatcagtgcttaggctacaacagtggaatgaagaatcagtgttttATTTGTGTATTGTCTTAGGTAATCAGTAGTTTAGTAATCAgtggttgtatagatcagtggttGTAGTTTGTTAGGAAGTTAGAtatcactttcatggtgacgtcagccgaagatgctcagtggttgtgttgtactataaatagaacagtaccatgTACTGTTCTGTTAGCTCTTTTCTTCTaagtcattctgtacgaacaaTTAGTGAGCTCAGGCTGATGGGGAGACTTGTGCATGCATGCTATTGTAATTGATTATTGTAATAAATACAATCTTTCGATTCGATGTTAAACATGTTTACTTAAACATTTCTTCCATTGATTTTGTTATCAAAAGTTTATTTCATTTATTCCTCTGCAATTCATCTCTATTTCATCTTCACTTTAATTAAACAAACACAAtctaagaaactcagatcctaacaattggtatcagagcgaggACAGTCAAAATTTGATTTAACAgtcattttgacgtaaaagttcagctcaaTCTCGTCGATACTTTCGATTGTTCGTTTTTAGTTGAAAAATAGAGTAAGGGGTAATCACGTACAAAAGTTGATTATTCAgtatctgtaaaacaaccagaatGGCGTCACAATCACAGGACACTAACAACACTGGCACACTCTTCAAACCACCTATGTTGGTCAGATCTTATTATAATATCTGGCAGCGTAGGATGGGTCACATCTTAGCCCAACAAAACACAGGGTGTTGGAAGTCGGTTGCCTTTGGACCACATGTTGCAATGGTGCCGAGTGCTGAGGATCCAAAGGCTTTTGAacaaaagaaaattgaaaactatTCTGACCAGGATTTTCAAAAAATTGAGTTAGATGCTAAGGCTTTTAGCATCGTAGCATCTGCACTCcccaatgaaatttatgctgggctgttacactgtaacagtgccaaggaattgtgggatgcacttaaggaacagtttggtgGGACTGAAGAAGTAATTGAAAATAACAGGGAAGTTTTGAATTcacagtatgaaaccttttgtcacactAATGGTGAATCATTAACACAACAGTTTGAACGTTTTAGCTGTCTCATAAGTGAACTGAAACTTGTTAATGTTGAATTTGCTAAATCAACTCTAAATAGTAGGTTTCTAAGGCACttcctgaaaaatgggacacaattgcttttgtaaccagAAATTCAGTTGGGTTCAAAGAACTTACCCTGACCcagcttcatggtagactccttacctatgaaagggagttgaacccgAAAAAGAAGCTACAAGAGACTGGGAAGGTTGCAGATGATTATACATTTGGCAACACAACTCTTttgggtcaggaagaatctggtggtagtaaggatcagggttatgatcattacattgacaCAACAGCTGGTGGagcttttaacaactctgattcttactcatccaattatgcttttaTAGCAAATGGAGAAAACTAAAATTCTGATAATCTCtcctttgaactcaatgatctccagcattttgatccaactgatCTGGAGGAGATGGATATTCTGCACCAATTTGCACTGCTGAGTGTTAGAACcagcaagttttataagagaacagggagaaaatttccagggttTCATGGGAACTTgaaagtggggttggataaatcaaagatcaaatgctacaagtgtaataggttaggtcattttgctagagagtgtaggagtcaaacaaatGGACCAATCATCACACACCCTAAAATAACCAAACCATTGTGCAGTattcccaatatgcccctgctgctcatgtaaacactgctcactatgcacACCCTGCAACCCCTATTCTAGTGCActatgtccaaaccactgttccTCAGATACAGTATGTCCAGGCCCTAGCTCCTCAGGTTCAGGTGCAAcaagttgcacctcaacaagctatACAAACTGTTGTTGAaacagatcagcaaagctttttcacccaaggctttgttgattggtgTAGCTTGCCTGAGGATCTAGGTGATGAAAACTTTGCTCTATATGCTGAAAATGTTGTTTCTAGTGATGAACTATGTTTTGCAGCATTAGAGTCTATTCCAGAAGGGCTGGAAACTGAAAAA from Helianthus annuus cultivar XRQ/B chromosome 10, HanXRQr2.0-SUNRISE, whole genome shotgun sequence harbors:
- the LOC110884360 gene encoding serine/threonine-protein kinase fray2-like — translated: MDRKKDLDKDHDRHRDRYREPRERRERSRSRSRYRDHDSEKNERGSDRGDDDYHRSQSRYMDHDRERSERRNRGRDKEADDVYHRSERLKGGRDRGDGDYHRSQSCYRDHDRQRSERRNREKDIDADDVYHKSERLKRGRDRDDDDDYHRNQSRYRDHDSESSERRNMGRDRDTDDVYHRSDRLKRG